Proteins found in one Aethina tumida isolate Nest 87 chromosome 1, icAetTumi1.1, whole genome shotgun sequence genomic segment:
- the LOC109598778 gene encoding jupiter microtubule associated homolog 2, with translation MTSTSYNVGLADSKNSSRVLKPPGGGHSDIFGIRSDPQELMTPSKKNQPTSQISECFTHMDPPKNNEKTENEAGTVDENVAPEEKIKKIDEVEAPKARTRVPPGGYSTALW, from the coding sequence ATGACGTCCACAAGTTACAATGTTGGCCTGGCAGACAGCAAGAATTCCAGTAGGGTGCTTAAACCTCCAGGCGGCGGACATTCTGACATATTCGGCATCAGAAGCGATCCTCAGGAGTTAATGACTCCATCTAAGAAAAACCAGCCGACATCGCAGATTTCGGAATGCTTCACACACATGGATCCACCAAAGAATAACGAAAAGACTGAAAATGAGGCGGGCACCGTTGATGAAAATGTAGCTCCTGAAgagaaaattaagaaaattgatgAAGTGGAAGCACCAAAAGCCAGGACTCGTGTACCTCCTGGTGGCTATTCCACTGCTCtttggtaa
- the LOC109602249 gene encoding double-stranded RNA-binding protein Staufen homolog 2 — protein MLQEHHHMSQNGMQRNTRMGMQQMGPPPNQRTPMLMSMPATGVLVSIPPGQTLISTATIPQQQPQPKPNVPQVYHYENAGPTEAEMHRADPNQMQTCPNTNTGSMPNSTSMANIKEKTPMCLVNELARYNKIQHQYRLTGEQGPAHKKIFTVALKLGNEEYEAEGPSIKKAQHSAARQALEKTEFKHPPPKTNRSRQGTRTANPGVVTPTVELNALAMKRGERTVYIVEPAAPPHHNQGYLQQPGYYPRHNMYGAQSQPRYGFDSRRTVRGGHYPYHDNRYYSQYRPGGPHNPGDPYTVRLRVGEREYPGQGYTVQAARHDAAAKAIEHIKQLGAAEGHEDSMSPSDNGQMTGEIQQANNINADINSDLKSPISLVYEIALKRNLNVTFEVMSEKGPPHMKVFITQCRVGNFTADGEGNGKKISKKRAAEKMLEELGKLPPLPNMTNMAQLKRKRVPNKKKTRNLIKVNMDKAADLTEEINPISRLIQIQQANKEREPTYTVLEERGAPRRREFVIEASVNGHSCTGVGPNKKVAKRNAAEALLVELGYTNGSPPNGATKSATKLEEKNGEISGVDKNRKVTFVEEKQETQVTQTVGGSGGRQLVPGVLLVTEQNAGFQKSKDNSEKPQSQTAPLMSAVQPSIQQQGVRSKDKLMYLAQLMNIQVQFSDFPKANHEMYLTLVSLSTNPPQVCHGEGPTTEASHEKAALEALKVLSELGLDIVPTQNNNGTSSPSGESTSPVTPAKSGVNGAKK, from the exons atgttacaagaacaccaTCATATGAGCCAGAATGGCATGCAAAGAAATACAAG AATGGGTATGCAGCAAATGGGACCTCCTCCAAATCAAAGAACTCCCATGTTAATGAGTATGCCAGCTACTg GCGTTTTAGTATCTATACCTCCTGGACAAACGTTAATATCAACAGCAACTATTCCTCAGCAGCAACCTCAACCAAAGCCCAATGTCCCACAG GTATATCATTATGAAAATGCTGGTCCTACAGAGGCAGAAATGCACCGTGCCGATCCTAATCAAATGCAAACATGTCCAAACACTAATACTGGGTCTATGCCCAATAGTACCAGTATGGCaaacattaaagaaaaaaccCCAATGTGCTTGGTGAACGAGTTGGCCCGATACAATAAAATTCAGCACCAGTACAGGCTGACGGGGGAACAGGGTCCCGCGCATAAAAAGATCTTCACTGTCGCCTTGAAGTTGGGAAACGAGGAATACGAAGCGGAGGGCCCCAGTATCAAGAAAGCACAACACTCGGCTGCGCGCCAGGCCCTCGAGAAGACGGAATTCAAGCATCCGCCGCCGAAGACGAACAGAAGTCGACAAGGAACAAGAACTGCCAACCCGGGAGTCGTTACACCCACCGTGGAACTGAACGCTCTGGCCATGAAACGAGGCGAACGAACGGTTTATATTGTTGAGCCGGCTGCTCCTCCCCATCACAACCAGGGCTATTTGCAACAGCCGGGTTATTATCCGAGACACAACATGTATGGGGCTCAATCTCAGCCACGTTATGGTTTTGACTCACGCCGGACGGTGCGTGGCGGTCATTATCCGTACCATGATAACCGATACTATAGCCAATATCGTCCTGGAGGACCTCATAACCCGGGCGATCCATACACGGTCCGGTTAAGAGTCGGCGAACGGGAGTATCCTGGACAAGG ATATACCGTTCAAGCTGCTAGACATGATGCGGCTGCTAAGGCCATAGAACATATTAAGCAGCTTGGTGCGGCCGAGGGTCATGAGGATTCCATGTCTCCTTCGGACAATGGACAAATGACAGGAGAGATTCAGCAAGCCAACAACATCAACGCTGACATTAATTCGGATTTGAAGTCGCCAATTTCACTTGTTTATGAAATTGCGCTGAAAAGGAATCTGAATGTAACGTTTGAAGTTATGAGCgaaaag GGTCCGCCGCACATGAAGGTTTTCATAACTCAATGTCGCGTGGGTAATTTCACCGCTGACGGCGAAGGTAACGGGAAGAAGATCTCGAAGAAACGTGCAGCCGAGAAGATGCTGGAGGAACTCGGAAAACTGCCGCCGTTGCCCAATATGACGAACATGGCACAGTTGAAAAGAAAACGAGTgccaaataaaaagaaaactagAAACTTAATCAAGGTCAACATGGATAAAGCGGCCGATTTAACCGAAGAAATCAATCCTATCTCACGTTTGATTCAGATTCAGCAGGCCAACAAGGAGAGGGAGCCGACGTACACGGTCTTAGAAGAGAGAGGTGCTCCAAGACGCAGGGAATTCGTCATTGAAGCATCCGTCAATGGACATTCATGTACTGGGGTTGGTCCCAATAAGAAG GTGGCTAAACGTAATGCCGCAGAGGCTTTGCTTGTTGAACTAGGTTACACAAACGGATCGCCTCCAAACGGTGCAACTAAATCGGCGACTAAATTAGAAGAAAAGAATGGAGAAATATCCGGCGTCGATAAAAACAGAAAAGTTACTTTCGTAGAGGAAAAACAGGAAACACAGGTGACTCAAACAGTAGGCGGAAGTGGTGGTCGTCAGCTAGTGCCAGGCGTTTTACTAGTCACTGAACAAAACGCCGGATTCCAGAAGTCGAAAGATAATTCAGAGAAGCCACAGTCGCAAACTGCTCCATTAATGTCAGCCGTTCAACCATCCATTCAACAACAAGGTGTCCGATCTAAAGATAAACTAATGTATTTGGCTCAGCTGATGAATATCCAAGTACAGTTTTCCGACTTCCCGAAGGCTAATCATGAAATGTACTTGACACTGGTGTCTCTCAGCACAAATCCGCCACAAGTCTGCCATGGTGAGGGTCCTACAACCGAAGCGTCACACGAAAAAGCAGCTTTAGAagctttaaaagttttatcagAATTGGGTTTGGATATTGTACCaactcaaaataataatgggaCTTCTTCACCATCAGGCGAGAG TACATCTCCAGTAACTCCAGCAAAATCTGGAGTAAATGGCGCGAAGAAGTAA
- the LOC109609672 gene encoding exostosin-1 — MQAKRRYLLVFICCAFLAFWYFGGYRLQRIPELPLTIENLSEFVNINSIQTGYLVGVREKNHIPVNNKIRCRMETCFDFSKCENNFKVYVYPQEENRVPSPSYQKLLNVILESRYYTANPKKACLFVLSTDTLDRDRLSNDYVRNMQTRLQRLPHWNNGLNHVIFNLYSGTWPNYTENDLDFEYGKAILAKASMSENHIRPGFDISLPLFHKIHPEKGGEPGSVLSNNFPLEKTYLLAFKGKRYVHGIGSDTRNSLYHLHNRKDMIMVTTCKHGKSWKEMKDERCDEDNKEYDKYDYETLLQNATFCLVPRGRRLGSFRFLEALQAGCIPVLLSNGWSLPFSEVIDWNKAVVWADERLLLQVPHIVRSLSPSKILQLRQQTQMLWDRYFSSIEKIVYTTFEIIRERLPRQPVRDRLIWNNFPGALVTLSTFSDTKDDFPFHVQESAVDGYTAVIYCQLGIQLTNTSPLYKLVSYVGKSKYIAKILIVWSNEKKPPNKYRWPVLPAQVPLHIVQPVLNKEGTEQAKSSISQRFYPHPEIVTSAVLSLDEDSVLTTEEIDFAFEVWKHFPERIVGYPARSHYWDDSKSTWGYTSKWTNDYSIVLTGAAFYHRYYNYLYTAWLSPLLHKTVEQSQNCEDILMNFLVSHVTRRPPIKVTQRKQYKEQSSAGTWSPWNDPDHFIQRQTCLNTFAAVFGYMPLIRSKLRLDPVLFKDPVSNKRKKYRRIELVGS; from the exons ATGCAAGCTAAAAGAAgatatttattggtttttataTGTTGTGCTTTTCTAGCATTTTGGTATTTCGGTGGTTACCGTTTACAACGTATTCCAGAGTTGCCTTTAACAATAGAAAACCTTTCAGAATTTGTCAATATAAATAGTATACAGACTGGATATCTAGTAGGTGTTAGAGAAAAGAACCATATACcagtgaataataaaatcaggTGTAGAATGGAGACTTGTTTTGACTTTTCTAAATgtgagaataattttaaagtctatGTGTATCCTCAAGAAGAAAATAGAGTGCCTAGTCCGTCCTACCAGAaactattaaatgttatattggAATCAAGATACTATACTGCCAATCCTAAGAAAgcatgtttatttgttttgagtACTGACACATTAGACAGAGATCGCTTAAGCAATGATTATGTCAGAAATATGCAAACCAGACTTCAACGGTTACCTCATTGGAACAATGGCCTTAATCATGTCATCTTTAATTTGTATTCGGGCACTTGGCCCAACTACACAGAAAATGATCTTGACTTTGAATATGGAAAGGCTATTTTAGCTAAAGCAAGCATGTCCGAAAATCATATCAGACCAGGGTTTGACATTAGTCTTCCActttttcacaaaattcatCCAGAGAAAGGAGGGGAACCTGGTTctgttttatcaaataattttccatTAGAGAAAACTTATCTTTTAGCCTTTAAAGGTAAAAGGTATGTTCATGGAATTGGTTCTGATACAAGAAATTCCTTATACCACTTGCACAATAGAAAAGACATGATTATGGTCACTACATGTAAGCATGGAAAAAGTTGGAAAGAAATGAAAGATGAGAGGTGTGATGAAGATAATAAAGAATATGACAA atatGATTATGAAACACTGCTGCAGAATGCTACATTCTGCTTGGTTCCAAGAGGTAGAAGATTGGGAtcgtttagatttttagaagcTCTACAAGCTGGTTGTATACCAGTACTGTTATCGAATGGATGGTCGTTGCCGTTTTCGGAGGTAATCGATTGGAATAAAGCGGTTGTATGGGCCGACGAAAGACTATTACTTCAAGTGCCTCACATCGTGCGTTCGTTGTCTCCTAGTAAAATTCTCCAGTTAAGACAGCAAACTCAAATGTTGTGGGACAGGTATTTTTCATCGATcgagaaaattgtttataccACTTTCGAGATCATCCGCGAAAGGCTACCCAGGCAACCAGTGCGTGacagactgatatggaataatTTTCCGGGGGCTTTAGTAACATTATCAACGTTTTCCGATACCAAAGATGACTTTCCATTCCATGTCCAAGAAAGTGCCGTTGATGGATATACAGCGGTTATTTATTGCCAATTAGGAATACAACTGACAAATACATCtccattatataaattagtgaGTTATGTaggaaaaagtaaatatatagcGAAAATACTTATAGTGTGGTCCAACGAAAAGAAACCCCCTAATAAATATCGTTGGCCGGTTTTGCCTGCCCAAGTTCCTCTCCACATTGTACAACCCGTTTTAAACAAAGAAGGAACAGAGCAAGCAAAATCTAGTATTTCGCAAAGATTTTATCCTCATCCTGAAATAGTAACTTCAGCAGTCTTATCTCTGGATGAGGATTCGGTTTTAACCACGGAGGAGATTGATTTCGCATTTGAAGTGTGGAAACACTTTCCGGAAAGAATTGTAGGCTATCCGGCTCGGTCACATTATTGGGATGATTCTAAATCAACATGGGGTTATACATCCAAATGGACCAATGATTATTCAATAGTATTAACTGGAGCCGCATTTTATCAtagatattacaattatttgtatacTGCCTGGTTAAGTCCCTTACTCCATAAAACAGTGGAGCAAAGTCAGAATTGTGAAGATATACTGATGAATTTTTTGGTAAGCCATGTAACAAGAAGACCACCCATTAAAGTTACTCAAAGGAAACAATACAAAGAACAATCGAGCGCCGGAACCTGGTCCCCCTGGAACGATCCAGACCATTTTATCCAAAGACAAACTTGTTTAAATACGTTTGCTGCAGTGTTTGGTTACATGCCATTAATTAGGTCTAAACTTAGATTAGATCCAGTGCTTTTTAAGGACcctgtatcaaataaaagaaaaaaatatcggAGAATTGAATTGGTGGGCAGTTAG
- the LOC109609391 gene encoding dual specificity tyrosine-phosphorylation-regulated kinase 2, producing MSSAILVNAVKMPMSRTQLFPVSSHSYIQEGGGSSLPPLKNMKEQSPPAASTASSANSAGLPELSSVNSCALQCVQPHITRSITSSVQVKPPTTTAVTTMDCQTKTTMVATPDQVMKLYMNKLTPYEHHEIFTYPQIYFIGANAKKRPGIIGNPNNCDYDNDQGSYIHIPHDHVAYRYEVLKVIGKGSFGQVVKAYDHKKHMHVALKMVRNEKRFHRQAQEEVRILKHLRKQDKDNTMNIIHMLDSFTFRNHMCITFELLSINLYELIKKNKFQGFSLQLVRKFSHSLLQCLDALNRNKIIHCDMKPENILLKQQGRSGLKVIDFGSSCYVQNRVYTYIQSRFYRAPEVILGARYGMPIDMWSLGCILAELLTGFPLLPGEDEADQLACIMELLGMPPQKLLDESKRAKNFISSKGIPRYCTCSTLADGTVVLSGGLSRRGKPRGPPGSKDLHRALKGCDDPWFIDFIERCLEWDPDNRMTPALALRHTWLRRRLPRPPNEKIEQNSSGAQRNTPTGQRTPKSSSGSTTSSTLFTSNKVRVQLSDDRSATLHSGKLPPVT from the exons ATGTCTAGTGCTATACTGGTAAATGCAGTAAAAATGCCGATGTCCCGTACACAACTATTTCCAGTCTCATCACATTCATATATACAAGAAGGGGGTGGTTCAAGTTTGCCACCTCTAAAGAACATGAAGGAACAGAGTCCACCGGCTGCATCCACAGCATCTTCAGCTAACTCAGCAGGGTTACCTGAGCTCTCATCAGTGAACTCATGTGCACTGCAATGTGTACAGCCCCACATTACTCGTAGTATAACAAGTTCTGTACAAGTAAAGCCACCCACCACAACTGCAGTTACCACCATGGACTGCCAAACTAAAACTACCATGGTGGCTACCCCTGACCAAGTAATGAAACTTTATATGAACAAACTTACCCCATATGAACATCACGAAATCTTCACCTACccccaaatatattttataggagCTAATGCCAAAAAACGACCAGGAATTATTGGTAATCCTAACAATTGTGATTATGATAATGACCAGGGATCCTATATCCATATTCCTCATGATCATGTAGCATATAGATATGAAGTGCTTAAAGTGATAGGAAAAGGCTCTTTTGGGCAAGTGGTTAAAGCGTACGACCACAAAAAGCATATGCATGTTGCACTCAAGATGGTGAGAAATGAAAAGAGGTTTCACAGACAAGCACAAGAAGAAGTACGCATCCTAAAGCACCTCCGCAAGCAGGACAAAGACAACACCATGAACATTATTCACATGTTAGATTCATTTACATTTAGAAATCATATGTGCATAACATTTGAATTGTTGTctataaatttgtatgaactcataaaaaaaaataagttccaAGGATTTAGTTTGCAACTTGTGAGGAAGTTCAGCCATTCATTGCTTCAATGTCTGGATGCCTTAAatcgtaataaaattatccacTGCGACATGAAAccagaaaacattttattgaaacagcAGGGCAGAAGTGGTCTTAAG gTAATAGATTTTGGTTCGTCCTGTTACGTTCAAAATCGTGTGTACACATACATTCAGTCAAGATTTTACAGAGCACCAGAAGTGATACTAGGGGCTAGATACGGAATGCCCATCGATATGTGGTCACTAGGATGTATTTTAGCTGAATTATTGACTGGTTTTCCTCTACTTCCCGGCGAAGACGAAGCAGATCAGCTAGCCTGTATAATGGAATTATTAGGAATGCCCCCTCAAAAATTGTTAGACGAATCAAAACGTGCaaagaattttataagttCCAAAGGGATACCACGCTACTGCACTTGTTCAACCTTAGCAGATGGTACTGTTGTTCTGAGCGGCGGCTTGAGTCGAAGAGGTAAACCAAGAGGACCGCCAGGTTCGAAGGATTTGCATCGCGCCTTGAAAGGATGCGATGATCCGTGGTTCATAGATTTCATCGAAAGATGCCTGGAGTGGGATCCCGACAACAGGATGACACCGGCACTAGCCTTGAGGCACACATGGCTAAGGAGGCGACTTCCGAGACCACCGAACgagaaaattgaacaaaatagcAGCGGTGCACAAAGGAACACACCTACCGGCCAAAGAACCCCTAAATCTAGTTCAGGCTCAACAACAAGTAGTACATTATTTACCAGTAACAAGGTTCGTGTACAACTAAGTGATGATCGTTCCGCAACACTTCACTCCGGAAAATTACCTCCAGTTACATAG
- the LOC109603947 gene encoding zinc finger MYM-type protein 3-like has translation MDSEINSEVNKQLQCDKIENSSNETNLPNSENPIKVLLEENESKSTVESDQQVLNCDESATSASEVKDTQESNYIDNKTNDMEPSKESVTVNSAQSSGSSMEVQSSELDYCDKLKETTENQTETNLLNNSEICEVEGEEDKPIVENTYFTGDSEVSNKFDNTKNDFKGNIDETVNMDETTFPVSKPSGDDRKVGAKENDDPDTNINESDKDMLEDVSSQFSKDLQNEDYDKFQDDVSNMDTSLEEKDKVIDNKVDKDDEIEEHRENPVFVQVDPETEKDVDDNDKDNIKIVETDPIASDIFDINEDRESVDEECIIPDSQREMTQEEKDAAATITPLRDISSNETNDSATDAEKLIIVSKYEEDALQVCNVCLLQRKVKYKFGSDSDDLFLCDDNCLSQFKEKQGGKIHMSWEDGGLRVKDFTGQLLDRLCASCNKVTSDVENNLSWELMDFCNATCLTNYQKAHCSTCSTCKIAVRIHCLGKYCVRFGNDTRQFCTSMCLEEYKKGLKVCSYCQQDMSEEALGFVAPVGDKGQFKDFCSQICMEKYDIMTNDRPPKVEPGTKCSVCQEQNRITIEFELDKKYYFCGEPCFVAFGFVNNVSSGKCAMCKRFYIKDVLEKHQMYYDNVLYSFCSNSCQNIYIIAHRKIVPCSWCKVKKYNFDMIRRYSKASPQINMCSVNCFNLYQHSIKGQYSKKQLAIVSSKRSRKPIKEPSLEVPQIPIITNVQSLATNGTPLPISTRSRSKGVATTPVSVKVKHHFVSRPTPIPEQRNCGTMCKVRTANKGTFLKPVMVNKEVQTDEREAEKILIPVPVPIYVPTPMHMFTAPVPMPVPFPLPIPVPIFIPTTRNSAAGIMKEIKKIQVKMPTDPYEAELLMMAEMVAGEKKEDPTDSESDVDDTAGGDDGTFSPEPVDASNAFGDDMLQMALKMATELDEPAVDLEGALTANTITAPQGGEQQTDESVDDPQPMHHMLERQSLRGRKRGMRQPKSGAKRGRRVSHHSDMPIMQQQAQPPPPPEPTEKPDANMCLKYTFGVNAWKQWVTTKNTELEKSSRMKLFKTEILQLTADELNYSLCLFVKEVRKPNGAEYAPDTIYYLCLGIQQYLFENGRIDNIFCDSYYEKFTDCLDEVAKKFSVLYNDSHYIVTRVEEEHLWESKQLGAHSPHVLLSTLMFFNTKHFNLTTVDEHMQLSFSHIMKHWKRNPNQPGASKVPGARNVLLRFYPPQSAIQNNARKKKVYEQQENEENPLRCPVKLYEFYLSKCPDSVKTRNDVFYLQPERSCVPDSPVWYSTMPLPREALEKMLHRVKMVKEINVALLTS, from the exons atggattctgaaattaattcagAAGTTAATAAACAACTACAGtgtgataaaattgaaaattcatcAAATGAAACTAATTTACCTAATTCTGAGAATCCAATAAAAGTTTTGTTGGAGGAGAATGAATCCAAGAGTACTGTTGAGTCTGATCAGcaagttttaaattgtgatGAATCTGCAACCAGTGCTTCTGAAGTTAAGGATACTCaagaaagtaattatatagataataaaacaaatgacaTGGAACCTAGTAAAGAATCTGTGACAGTAAATAGTGCACAATCTAGTGGTTCAAGTATGGAAGTACAGTCAAGTGAACTAGATTATTGTGATAAACttaaagaaacaactgaaaatCAAACTGAgacaaatttgttaaataatagtgAAATATGTGAAGTAGAAGGTGAAGAAGATAAACCAATTgttgaaaatacatattttacaggTGATTCTGAGGTCagcaataaatttgataacacaaaaaatgattttaaaggaAACATTGATGAAACAGTTAATATGGATGAGACAACATTTCCTGTATCAAAGCCTAGTGGTGATGATAGAAAAGTAGGTGCAAAAGAAAATGATGACCCAGACACCAATATTAATGAATCAGATAAAGATATGTTGGAAGATGTGAGTAGTCAATTTAGTAAGGATTTACAAAATGAGGACTATGATAAATTTCAAGATGATGTTTCTAATATGGATACTAGCCTTGAAGAGAAGGATAAAGTTATTGATAACAAAGTAGACAAAGATGATGAAATAGAAGAACACAGAGAAAATCCAGTTTTTGTTCAAGTAGATCCTGAAACAGAAAAGGATGTAGATGATAATGATAAagacaacattaaaattgtagaGACAGATCCAATAGCatcagatatttttgatattaatgaaGATAGGGAAAGTGTAGATGAAGAATGTATTATTCCAGATTCACAAAGAGAAATGACACAAGAAGAAAAAGATGCAGCTGCAACAATTACACCTTTAAGGGATATATCCTCAAATGAAACAAATGATAGTGCCACAGAtgcagaaaaattaattattgtatccAAATATGAAGAAGATGCTTTGCAAGTGTGCAATGTGTGCTTATTG CAAAGaaaagtgaaatataaatttggaaGTGACTctgatgatttatttttgtgcgATGATAACTGTTTAAGTCAATTCAAAGAGAAGCAAGGTGGTAAAATACACATGTCATGGGAAGATGGTGGATTAAGGGTGAAAGATTTCACTGGACAGTTACTAGACCGACTGTGTGCATCATGTAATAAAGTAACATCAGATGTTGAGAACAACTTATCATGGGAGTTAATGGATTTTTGTAATGCCAcatgtttaacaaattatcaaaaagCACATTGTTCAACATGTTCCACTTGCAAAATTGCTGTCAGGATACACTGTTTGGGAAAATATTGTGTGAGATTTGGAAATGACACCAGACAATTTTGTACTAGTATGTGCttggaagaatataaaaagggaCTAAAAGTATGTTCATATTGCCAACAAGATATGTCTGAAGAGGCACTTGGATTTGTAGCGCCAGTTGGGGACAAAGGTCAGTTTAAAGACTTCTGTTCACAAATTTGTAtggaaaaatatgatataatgaCAAATGATAGGCCACCCAAAGTTGAACCTGGCACAAAATGTTCAGTATGTCAAGAACAAAATCGTATAACCATTGAGTTTGAGTTAgacaagaaatattatttttgcggTGAGCCGTGCTTTGTTGCTTTTGGATTTGTTAACAACGTGAGTTCAGGAAAGTGTGCAATGTGTAAACGATTTTACATCAAGGACGTCTTGGAAAAACATCAAATGTATTATGATAATGTATTGTACAGTTTTTGCTCAAACAGCTgccaaaatatatacataattgcACACAGAAAAATTGTCCCTTGTAGTTGGTGCAAAGTtaagaaatacaattttgacatGATCAGAAGATACTCCAAAGCTAGTCCACAAATCAACATGTGCAGTGTGAATTGCTTCAATTTGTATCAGCATTCTATTAAa GGCCAATATTCTAAGAAACAATTAGCAATAGTTTCATCTAAGAGAAGTAGAAAGCCTATAAAAGAACCTAGCTTAGAAGTGCCTCAAATACCGATTATAACTAACGTTCAAAGCCTTGCAACTAATGGAACTCCACTGCCAATTTCAACAAGGTCAAGAAGCAAAGGAGTCGCAACAACCCCGGTTTCTGTGAAAGTCAAACACCATTTTGTATCACGTCCAACTCCAATTCCAGAACAAAGGAATTGTGGAACAATGTGCAAAGTTAGGACTGCAAACAAGGGAACATTCTTAAAGCCTGTAATGGTAAACAAAGAAGTACAGACTGATGAAAGAGAAGCGGAAAAGATACTTATCCCAGTTCCTGTTCCCATATATGTCCCAACTCCTATGCACATGTTTACAGCCCCTGTGCCTATGCCAGTACCATTCCCATTGCCAATACCAGTACCAATATTTATTCCAACAACAAGAAACTCAGCTGCGGGTATcatgaaagaaataaaaaaaattcaagtaaAAATGCCCACAGATCCATATGAAGCTGAACTACTGATGATGGCTGAAATGGTGGCAGGAGAAAAGAAAGAAGATCCAACTGATTCTGAAAGTGATGTAGATGACACAGCTGGTGGTGACGATGGTACATTTAGCCCAGAGCCGGTGGATGCCAGCAATGCCTTCGGCGACGACATGTTGCAGATGGCTTTAAAAATGGCCACTGAGTTAGATGAACCGGCTGTAGATTTAGAAGGTGCCCTAACAGCAAATACTATCACTGCCCCTCAAG GAGGTGAGCAACAGACGGATGAAAGCGTTGACGATCCTCAGCCAATGCATCACATGTTGGAGAGACAATCGTTGAGAGGTCGTAAACGTGGCATGCGACAACCTAAATCTGGGGCGAAACGTGGTCGTCGTGTGTCTCATCATTCCGATATGCCTATCATGCAACAACAAGCTCAGCCTCCACCGCCTCCGGAACCTACGGAGAAGCCTGATGCCAACATGTGTCTTAAA tacaCTTTTGGTGTAAATGCTTGGAAACAATGGGTGACGACGAAAAATACGGAGCTAGAAAAGTCTTCACGCATGAAGCTTTTTAAGACTGAAATACTGCAGTTAACCGCCGATGAACTAAACTACTCGTTGTGTTTATTCGTCAAGGAAGTAAGGAAACCGAATGGTGCTGAGTATGCGCCagacacaatttattatttatgcctGGGTATTCAACAGTACTTATTTGAAAATGGACgaattgacaatattttttgtgattcATACTACGAGAAATTTACAGATTGCTTAGACGAAGTAGCAAAAAAGTTTTCTGTCCTCTACAATGATTCTCATTATATTGTAACAAGAGTGGAGGAGGAACATCTTTGGGAGAGTAAACAATTAGGAGCACACTCGCCCCATGTGCTTCTCAGCACTCTTATGTTCTTTAAcaccaaacattttaatttaacg ACTGTTGACGAACATATGCAATTATCTTTTTCTCATATTATGAAGCATTGGAAAAGAAATCCAAATCAACCAGGCGCATCAAAGGTTCCGGGCGCTAGGAACGTACTTCTAAGGTTTTATCCACCTCAGAGTGCTATAC aAAACAATGCCCGAAAAAAGAAGGTATATGAACAGCAAGAGAATGAAGAAAACCCTCTACGATGTCCAGTAAAACTGTACGAGTTTTACCTCTCCAAATG TCCGGACAGTGTTAAAACCAGAAACGACGTGTTTTACTTGCAACCGGAAAGATCGTGTGTACCTGACAGTCCAGTTTGGTACTCAACCATGCCACTTCCCAGAGAAGCATTGGAGAAAATGCTCCACAGAGTGAAAAtggttaaagaaataaatgtgGCTCTTCTCaccagttaa